In Microscilla marina ATCC 23134, a single window of DNA contains:
- a CDS encoding helix-turn-helix domain-containing protein gives MKYIPVRDINATQKSADFQEDFSIRSTYELPTTGKTLSQPLHRHDFFYMLALDKGSGTHEIDFVPYEVCDHSVVFMRPGQVHQHQLKADRTGYLIAFKPDFYYPTDSTLYQLLRKASSVHFYQLDTQRFAKLWATMASMLHEYTHKQVGYREVIKAHLSILFTELIRQNAQRLDVPLYQQEKLDEFLLLIETHFATHKSPAQYAQLMHLSTYQLNAITKATLGKTCSKVISEYIILEAKRHLLATTHQVNQIAYHLGYEDVSYFIRFFRKHTGHSPKAFRHK, from the coding sequence ATGAAGTATATTCCGGTAAGAGACATCAATGCCACCCAAAAGTCCGCCGATTTTCAAGAAGACTTTAGCATTAGAAGTACCTATGAGCTACCCACCACAGGCAAAACCCTGAGCCAACCTCTTCACCGACACGATTTTTTTTATATGCTTGCCTTGGACAAGGGCAGTGGAACCCACGAGATAGATTTTGTACCTTATGAAGTTTGTGACCACTCAGTTGTGTTCATGCGCCCGGGACAAGTACACCAACACCAGCTTAAGGCAGACAGGACTGGCTACTTAATCGCTTTTAAGCCCGATTTTTACTACCCTACCGATTCCACTCTTTATCAACTGTTACGCAAAGCAAGCAGCGTTCATTTTTATCAGTTAGACACCCAAAGGTTCGCCAAATTATGGGCAACGATGGCATCTATGCTACATGAATATACCCACAAACAAGTGGGATATCGTGAGGTAATCAAAGCTCATTTGAGCATTCTTTTTACTGAATTGATCCGTCAAAATGCCCAAAGGCTTGATGTTCCTTTATACCAACAAGAGAAGCTAGACGAGTTTTTACTGCTTATAGAAACCCACTTTGCTACCCACAAAAGCCCGGCACAATATGCCCAACTCATGCATTTATCTACGTATCAACTCAATGCCATCACCAAAGCGACGTTGGGCAAAACTTGTTCGAAGGTGATCAGTGAGTATATTATTTTAGAAGCCAAAAGACACTTGCTTGCTACTACCCACCAGGTAAACCAAATAGCCTATCATTTGGGCTATGAAGATGTTTCTTATTTTATCCGGTTTTTCAGAAAACACACCGGGCATTCGCCCAAAGCTTTTAGGCATAAGTAA
- a CDS encoding PP2C family protein-serine/threonine phosphatase, producing MPEPVKDIDLAEKVAILKTVKVFAETDQDVLVNIAKVLTEEHHPKDSLIIKKGDPGESMYIIVDGAVRVHDGGYTFVVLRNRNVFGEYALLDTKPRSADVTTLRRTRLWKLNQDVFYKVMMNHIQIMRGILRVLIRRSRNHNVLEEELVQQKKSIEAQNEEITTINSSLELKNAIIEEKNYQIQDSILYAKHIQTAMVPTLEDVKSALPNSFIFWQPKDIVSGDFYWYAKTVPRPIYEETQTFEGIQKIFKGFDTEKVIITAVDCTGHGVPGAFMSMLGANALNRIVELEGITEPDLVLHHLHKSVQNALRQRTSENRDGMDMALCVIDKEQRTVAFSGAKSPLFYIQNNELHQIKGGMMPIGGHHWEDHERMFAKHTIKVDQPTVFYIFSDGYRDQFGGPREKKFMLKQFKELLLEIHLLPFDEQHDILEKKLNDWRGYIPQTDDVIVIGFKID from the coding sequence ATGCCTGAACCTGTAAAAGATATTGATCTTGCCGAAAAAGTGGCAATCCTAAAAACGGTCAAAGTATTTGCTGAAACCGACCAGGATGTATTGGTGAATATTGCCAAAGTATTGACCGAAGAACATCACCCCAAGGACTCCCTCATTATCAAAAAAGGAGATCCTGGCGAGTCTATGTACATCATAGTAGATGGCGCTGTACGGGTACACGATGGAGGTTATACCTTTGTGGTGCTGCGTAACCGAAATGTATTTGGCGAATACGCCTTGCTCGACACCAAACCCCGGTCGGCAGACGTAACCACCCTTAGGCGTACCCGCCTGTGGAAACTTAACCAAGACGTTTTTTACAAGGTGATGATGAACCATATTCAGATTATGCGGGGCATTTTGCGGGTATTGATCAGGCGCTCGCGCAATCACAATGTACTGGAAGAAGAACTCGTACAACAAAAGAAAAGCATAGAAGCTCAAAACGAAGAAATTACTACCATCAATAGTTCGCTGGAGCTCAAAAATGCCATTATTGAAGAAAAAAACTACCAAATACAGGACAGTATTCTCTATGCCAAGCACATTCAAACAGCCATGGTACCTACCCTGGAAGATGTAAAAAGTGCTTTACCCAACTCATTTATTTTTTGGCAACCCAAAGACATTGTCAGTGGCGATTTTTATTGGTACGCCAAAACTGTTCCCCGCCCCATTTATGAAGAAACCCAAACGTTTGAAGGCATACAAAAAATTTTTAAGGGATTTGACACCGAAAAGGTGATTATTACTGCAGTAGACTGTACCGGGCACGGGGTGCCGGGGGCTTTTATGTCTATGCTGGGAGCCAATGCGCTTAACCGTATTGTAGAACTGGAAGGGATCACAGAGCCTGACCTGGTTTTACACCATTTGCATAAAAGTGTTCAAAACGCGCTTCGCCAAAGAACCTCCGAAAACCGGGACGGCATGGACATGGCATTGTGTGTAATAGACAAAGAACAAAGAACAGTCGCTTTTTCCGGAGCAAAAAGTCCCCTGTTTTATATACAAAACAATGAGTTGCACCAGATCAAAGGAGGCATGATGCCTATAGGTGGACACCACTGGGAAGACCACGAAAGAATGTTTGCTAAACACACCATCAAGGTAGACCAACCCACGGTGTTTTATATCTTTTCGGATGGCTACCGCGATCAATTTGGTGGCCCCAGAGAAAAAAAGTTTATGCTTAAACAGTTCAAGGAGTTGTTGCTAGAAATACACTTGCTTCCTTTTGACGAACAACACGATATATTAGAAAAGAAATTGAACGATTGGAGGGGCTACATTCCGCAAACTGACGATGTGATTGTAATAGGATTTAAGATAGACTAA
- a CDS encoding TonB-dependent receptor: MKKNYSQLMQSFIALLFISLTGAYAQQSTIQGTVSDKFEPLIGATVVVNGTTNGTTCDINGKYTLAVKPGTYKLTASFVGTQSQTKEVTVAAGQTATLDFTLAPSLSMNEIVVVGSRAEPRTLMETAVPVDIISSKEISNSSQENVGQILQYLAPSFNSSQQTISDGTDHIDPASLRGLGPDQVLVLVNGKRRHTSALLNVNGTVGKGTVGTDLNAIPAAAIERIEVLRDGAAAQYGSDAIAGVINIVLKKQVGVAQINSQLGVTSEGDGAMGRLGVNYGFRVGKKGFVNVTGEFVDREATNRSGDYTGTVYGDARDNDLTDFFAQTGLGGKRVMAIGNSAGRNGQVFFNAEVPIVGGGELYANGGFSFRKGRANGFYRFPKDQNRVVLSIYPNGFSPEIHTDIVDRSLTMGLRGEKNGWNLDFSNTRGANGFDFNVENSNNASLGAASPLSAYAGGFRYGQNTTNLDISRKLDIGFDLNVAFGAEFRLERYEIVSGEEASYINGGQESQPGVPGSAGIQVFPGFQPQNELNQTRTNTAGYIDLEADITEALLVGVAGRFESYSDFGDNFSWKTVARYKINQTLSLRAAFSTGFRAPSLHQYYFSNLSTQFITIGANQVPVQVGTFNNESNVARAFGIDRLKPEVSQNFSVGFTTQPVAGLSLTVDAYNIDIKDRIVLSGRFDAADYPFLTTLGAGAAQFFTNAVDTRTQGLDVVANYRNDLGKGAITLTAALNLNQTEVQGQVKTPPLLAGREEQLFNREEISRLEVVQPRSKLILSALYELGKFAFTLRSTRFGEVQFLHPNDGNPANWVVNEFTGEVETRDQSFSAKFVTDLDIAFKPTTSLQLAIGANNLLNVYPDKLTHSANTSLGRFVYSRTAANFGVRGMFLYGRVSLKF; encoded by the coding sequence ATGAAAAAAAACTACTCCCAGTTGATGCAATCTTTCATTGCATTGCTTTTTATATCACTCACTGGTGCTTATGCCCAGCAAAGTACCATTCAAGGCACAGTTTCTGACAAGTTTGAGCCCTTGATAGGCGCCACTGTAGTGGTAAACGGCACCACTAATGGTACTACTTGCGACATCAACGGTAAATACACATTGGCAGTAAAGCCTGGCACTTATAAGCTCACCGCCAGTTTTGTAGGCACCCAATCGCAAACCAAAGAAGTAACGGTAGCTGCCGGACAAACTGCTACCCTGGATTTTACATTAGCACCTTCTTTGTCGATGAACGAAATTGTAGTGGTAGGCTCCCGTGCTGAACCACGTACTTTGATGGAAACTGCGGTGCCTGTAGACATCATTTCCAGCAAAGAGATCAGCAACTCATCGCAGGAAAATGTCGGGCAAATTTTGCAATACCTAGCGCCTTCGTTCAACTCATCACAACAAACTATTTCCGACGGTACCGACCACATCGACCCTGCCTCGTTGCGTGGTTTGGGGCCAGACCAGGTACTGGTATTGGTGAATGGTAAGCGTCGTCATACCAGCGCCTTGCTCAATGTAAATGGTACGGTGGGCAAAGGAACCGTAGGAACCGACCTCAACGCCATTCCTGCGGCGGCAATTGAGCGTATAGAAGTATTGAGAGATGGTGCCGCTGCCCAATACGGTTCCGATGCCATAGCCGGAGTCATCAATATTGTGCTCAAGAAACAAGTAGGCGTAGCCCAGATTAACTCGCAACTTGGCGTAACCTCTGAGGGCGATGGAGCGATGGGCAGGCTTGGGGTAAACTATGGATTTAGGGTAGGCAAAAAAGGTTTTGTAAACGTAACCGGAGAGTTTGTAGACCGGGAAGCAACCAACCGTTCTGGCGATTACACGGGTACAGTGTATGGCGACGCCCGCGACAATGACTTGACTGATTTTTTTGCCCAAACGGGTTTAGGTGGCAAGCGTGTAATGGCTATAGGAAACTCTGCCGGACGCAACGGGCAGGTATTTTTCAATGCCGAAGTGCCTATAGTGGGGGGAGGCGAACTGTATGCCAACGGTGGCTTTAGCTTCCGTAAAGGGCGTGCCAACGGGTTTTATCGTTTTCCAAAAGACCAAAACCGGGTAGTGCTTTCTATTTATCCCAATGGGTTTTCACCCGAAATACATACCGACATTGTCGACCGATCGTTGACGATGGGTTTGCGCGGCGAAAAAAACGGGTGGAACCTCGATTTTAGCAATACACGAGGAGCTAATGGTTTTGACTTCAACGTAGAAAACTCTAACAATGCTTCTCTGGGGGCAGCCTCTCCCCTTTCGGCGTATGCCGGAGGCTTTCGCTATGGGCAAAACACCACCAATCTTGACATTTCGCGCAAGCTAGACATAGGTTTTGACCTCAATGTGGCTTTTGGGGCAGAGTTTCGTTTGGAGCGTTATGAGATTGTTTCGGGCGAAGAAGCTTCTTACATCAACGGGGGGCAAGAGTCACAGCCAGGGGTGCCAGGAAGCGCAGGCATTCAGGTTTTCCCGGGGTTTCAACCACAAAACGAGCTTAACCAAACCCGTACCAACACCGCTGGTTATATAGACCTGGAAGCCGATATTACTGAAGCTTTGTTGGTGGGGGTAGCCGGGCGGTTTGAGTCTTACAGCGATTTTGGCGATAATTTTAGCTGGAAAACAGTGGCTCGTTACAAAATCAATCAGACACTGTCCTTACGGGCAGCTTTTAGTACAGGCTTTCGTGCTCCGTCGCTACACCAATACTATTTTAGCAACCTAAGTACGCAGTTCATCACCATTGGGGCCAACCAAGTGCCTGTACAAGTAGGTACTTTTAACAATGAAAGCAACGTGGCACGTGCCTTTGGTATAGACCGCCTTAAGCCCGAAGTATCACAAAATTTTAGTGTTGGTTTTACCACCCAACCAGTTGCTGGTTTGTCGCTGACTGTAGATGCCTACAATATCGACATCAAAGACCGCATTGTTCTGTCTGGTCGTTTCGATGCGGCCGACTATCCTTTCCTTACTACCCTGGGCGCAGGTGCAGCCCAGTTTTTTACCAATGCTGTAGATACCCGCACCCAAGGGCTCGACGTAGTGGCAAACTACCGCAATGACCTGGGCAAGGGGGCCATTACCCTCACTGCTGCGCTCAATCTCAACCAAACCGAGGTGCAAGGACAGGTAAAAACACCTCCTTTGTTGGCAGGCAGAGAAGAACAATTGTTTAACCGCGAAGAAATTTCTCGTTTGGAGGTAGTGCAGCCCCGTAGTAAGTTGATTTTGTCGGCTTTGTATGAGCTTGGCAAGTTTGCTTTTACTTTACGTTCTACTCGTTTTGGTGAAGTACAGTTTCTGCACCCCAACGACGGCAACCCTGCCAATTGGGTAGTCAACGAATTTACCGGAGAAGTAGAAACCAGAGACCAAAGTTTCTCGGCAAAGTTTGTGACCGATCTGGACATTGCCTTTAAGCCTACTACCTCCCTGCAACTGGCAATAGGCGCCAACAACTTGCTGAATGTATACCCCGATAAGCTTACCCATTCGGCCAACACCAGCCTGGGGCGTTTTGTCTACAGCCGCACTGCTGCCAACTTTGGGGTAAGGGGGATGTTTTTGTATGGCAGAGTCAGTCTAAAGTTTTAG
- a CDS encoding MlaD family protein, which translates to MDKLRSWLVAFMAVVMLIGFVWRINVPDYYKLELHYQQVNFLTNNALIQTRGVAIGRVESVQLTDSLVKVTVDINQDVNIPRGSQFIIKPKGLVGKSMIEVKFAKDKKDYYKPEEAIVGITENAHQFNPAQLEKYLFKGFKGIIGRDDSLLKQMKLMNQRLEQLKK; encoded by the coding sequence ATGGATAAATTAAGGTCTTGGTTGGTAGCTTTTATGGCAGTAGTCATGCTCATTGGATTTGTATGGCGCATCAATGTTCCCGATTATTATAAGCTGGAGCTGCACTATCAGCAAGTCAATTTTTTGACCAACAATGCCCTGATACAAACCCGTGGAGTGGCCATTGGCAGGGTAGAATCGGTGCAACTGACCGACTCGTTGGTAAAAGTAACTGTTGATATCAACCAGGATGTGAACATTCCCCGTGGTTCACAGTTCATTATCAAACCCAAAGGTTTGGTGGGCAAAAGTATGATTGAGGTAAAGTTTGCCAAAGACAAAAAGGATTACTACAAACCTGAAGAGGCCATTGTAGGCATTACCGAAAACGCCCACCAGTTTAATCCTGCGCAACTCGAAAAGTATCTTTTCAAGGGTTTTAAAGGCATCATAGGGCGCGACGACTCGTTGTTAAAACAAATGAAATTGATGAACCAACGCCTGGAACAACTCAAAAAATAA
- a CDS encoding class I SAM-dependent methyltransferase, protein MQQQKWDERYQARAFAYGKAPNVFFEEWLPKFTPGKLLMPADGEGRNGVFAATLGWQVTSVDLSTAGQTKALQLAGEQGVALDYKVGDLGEFNFAKKTFDAIGLVYAHFDADKKAVYHQQLADYLKPGGVILLEAFSKSHLHFSALDPKVGGPKSKAMLYSTDEITADFQGYEMLKLAEEEIALNEGLYHIGKGSVVRFVGRKPFKDV, encoded by the coding sequence ATGCAACAACAAAAATGGGATGAAAGATACCAGGCACGCGCTTTTGCTTATGGCAAAGCCCCCAATGTTTTTTTTGAAGAATGGTTGCCAAAGTTTACCCCCGGAAAGCTGCTAATGCCTGCTGATGGGGAAGGACGCAACGGGGTCTTTGCAGCAACCCTTGGCTGGCAGGTTACCTCGGTTGACCTAAGCACAGCAGGACAAACCAAAGCATTGCAACTGGCGGGCGAGCAAGGGGTGGCGCTTGATTATAAGGTGGGCGACTTGGGCGAATTTAATTTCGCAAAGAAAACTTTTGACGCCATTGGGTTGGTGTATGCTCACTTCGATGCCGACAAAAAAGCAGTTTATCACCAACAATTGGCAGACTATCTAAAACCGGGTGGTGTGATTCTATTAGAGGCATTTAGCAAATCTCATCTGCACTTTAGTGCCCTTGATCCTAAGGTGGGCGGCCCCAAAAGTAAGGCAATGTTGTATTCGACCGACGAGATCACTGCTGATTTTCAAGGGTACGAAATGCTTAAATTAGCCGAGGAAGAAATAGCACTTAACGAAGGGCTATATCATATTGGCAAAGGCTCAGTAGTACGGTTTGTAGGGCGAAAACCTTTCAAAGATGTATAA
- a CDS encoding PfkB family carbohydrate kinase produces the protein MSLLVVGSVALDTIETPFGISERTIGGSGTYISLSSSYFASHSKQVNVVAVIGNDFPEKGMTTFKEHGVNTDGIQVKENEKSFFWHGKYHHDMNSRDTLVTELNVLGDFDPVIPESYQDCEYLMLGNLAPKVQQNVIERLKKRPKLIVMDTMNFWMEPAFIDDLKHTMTMVDVLSINDEEARQLSGEYSLVKAARKIMTMGPKYLIIKKGEHGALLFHEKNIFFTPALPLEEVFDPTGAGDTFAGGFIGYLADTDDVSFDNMKRAIVYGSAMASFCVGKFGTDGLIDLPSDALTERVREFVDLVQFEIAMV, from the coding sequence ATGTCATTACTAGTTGTTGGTTCGGTGGCGCTTGACACCATCGAAACCCCATTTGGAATTTCAGAAAGAACCATTGGTGGTTCTGGAACTTATATTTCTTTGTCATCGTCTTATTTTGCCTCTCATTCAAAACAAGTAAATGTGGTAGCCGTGATTGGAAACGATTTTCCAGAAAAAGGCATGACTACTTTTAAAGAACATGGGGTAAACACTGACGGTATTCAGGTAAAAGAAAACGAAAAGTCGTTTTTTTGGCATGGCAAATACCATCATGACATGAACAGCCGCGATACTTTAGTAACTGAGCTAAATGTATTGGGTGACTTTGATCCTGTGATACCAGAAAGCTATCAAGACTGTGAGTACTTAATGCTGGGTAACCTTGCTCCTAAAGTACAACAAAACGTAATTGAACGTTTGAAAAAACGTCCTAAGCTAATTGTAATGGATACAATGAACTTTTGGATGGAGCCTGCTTTTATCGATGATTTGAAGCATACCATGACTATGGTAGATGTGCTATCAATCAACGACGAAGAGGCACGTCAACTGTCTGGTGAATATTCTTTGGTAAAAGCCGCCAGAAAGATCATGACCATGGGGCCTAAGTACTTGATTATTAAAAAAGGAGAGCATGGAGCTTTATTGTTCCACGAAAAAAACATTTTCTTTACTCCTGCCCTTCCTTTAGAGGAAGTATTTGACCCAACTGGAGCAGGCGATACATTCGCGGGTGGTTTTATTGGCTACCTGGCAGATACTGACGATGTGTCTTTCGACAATATGAAACGTGCCATTGTGTATGGGTCAGCGATGGCGTCTTTCTGCGTGGGCAAATTTGGTACTGATGGTTTGATTGACCTGCCTTCTGATGCTTTGACTGAACGAGTAAGAGAATTTGTTGACTTGGTTCAATTTGAAATAGCCATGGTCTAA
- a CDS encoding WD40 repeat domain-containing protein, with amino-acid sequence MKNQEQKTEGHLNDSGISLYVEAKMLDKTNTLPKAMRAHVAACASCQMRVADFHQFMKDEQISPANPTSYSDKKMRLLTFNKYTLGRIAAVVLLLVAVYFMLFDATGKLQNAASDYSLSSFKSSITSPFDNKRIDVGYTKWEMNTGEAKVFKLKNGSNIRVPADAFVNKLGEPVKGKVEIKYREFHNAADIIASGLPMHYDSAGVRHHFESGGMFELRGSQNGRPVFIADNKNVEVNLISYNPDKRFNHYFLDEGVPRPQRRVAQAQILPSLSVFQQTPAPNWQLIGAGVTASITNDSTQQNAASQAQAFDKQNDKSDEPRGKTGLRKGPVKPSLAKEATVQKKVSPDYFELKYALDFEPELRTFVPVKWAHADNLLKNDPKYISNKWVLNEPWHKVTLHKLPFGFKTLAVGEATDIKYSADGQRMLAYDQLGKASLYTSEGQLIRQFDQTIATQMSKSGKHILTTQRRAVKLWSSKGELLTALPTKNDLNMAVISDNDQHILTTNAEEQSVLWTLQGKLVRKFHDYFKFASFSPNGEYIATISDRDYSLKIWTSRGKFLHQLKGEYNTAYFSADNRHLLTSSPRNGAQLWFYEKSYHNTMLMNVLKHKEAAVKMATFSHDGQRVLTASNDGTAKVWNVNGQLMKILKVSKTWVNSAIFSADDQMILTADDYGTAKLWSKEGKLLHTLRGHSQGLNGAVFSPDQQKIVTFSKDQTMKIWNRNKPLKETYALDLSNIGPHYEEMYKLQMNRYLMMKRYSSDVMEKKKIKRPIRNQLRKFFTIVKMYRPALAPNTMVANTKVENKLEAFKKMYNQELAAVEKEREKQEEARRKIEEKDRQLAKREAQLFHKFKVSNFGYYNVDRILKMTGRDVVICQADVTLNKTDGIYSRLYLVTGDKGTGVVKFDANSLNLFWFQPKHNNQLVVVLPNNKVALFSPQEFKKIDLERLRRDKYYIFNLTKVHQVGSVNQLAKLLNVPT; translated from the coding sequence ATGAAAAATCAAGAACAAAAAACAGAAGGACACTTAAACGATTCAGGCATCAGTTTATATGTAGAGGCTAAAATGCTTGACAAAACCAATACATTGCCCAAAGCCATGCGTGCGCATGTAGCAGCGTGTGCCTCTTGCCAAATGCGGGTGGCAGACTTTCATCAGTTTATGAAAGACGAACAAATAAGCCCTGCCAACCCAACATCTTATTCAGATAAAAAAATGCGCCTGCTTACTTTTAATAAATACACCCTTGGCAGAATAGCTGCGGTGGTATTGTTGCTAGTGGCAGTTTATTTTATGTTGTTTGATGCTACAGGCAAACTACAAAACGCTGCCAGCGACTATTCCCTATCTTCGTTCAAGTCTTCGATTACGTCGCCTTTTGACAATAAAAGAATAGATGTAGGGTATACCAAATGGGAGATGAACACCGGTGAAGCCAAAGTGTTTAAACTAAAGAACGGATCGAACATTCGTGTACCTGCAGATGCTTTTGTAAACAAGTTGGGGGAACCCGTCAAAGGAAAAGTAGAAATTAAGTACCGTGAGTTTCACAATGCCGCTGACATTATAGCCAGTGGTTTGCCTATGCATTACGACAGTGCCGGGGTACGTCACCACTTCGAGTCGGGAGGAATGTTTGAGTTGCGGGGTAGCCAAAACGGTCGCCCAGTATTCATTGCCGATAACAAAAATGTAGAAGTAAATCTGATTTCTTATAACCCAGACAAGCGTTTTAATCACTACTTTTTAGACGAAGGGGTCCCACGTCCTCAGCGTAGGGTTGCCCAGGCGCAAATATTACCTTCATTGTCGGTGTTTCAGCAAACTCCTGCACCCAATTGGCAACTCATAGGTGCAGGAGTAACAGCGTCTATAACCAACGATTCTACCCAACAAAATGCCGCGTCGCAAGCACAAGCATTTGACAAACAAAATGACAAAAGCGACGAGCCCAGAGGGAAAACAGGGTTACGAAAAGGACCCGTCAAACCTTCGTTGGCTAAGGAGGCAACCGTCCAGAAAAAAGTAAGCCCCGATTATTTTGAGTTGAAATATGCCCTTGACTTCGAGCCCGAATTGAGGACTTTTGTCCCGGTAAAATGGGCACACGCCGATAATTTGCTAAAAAATGATCCTAAGTATATCTCCAACAAGTGGGTGCTCAATGAGCCTTGGCACAAAGTAACTTTACACAAGTTGCCATTTGGCTTTAAGACGCTTGCTGTTGGTGAGGCAACGGATATAAAGTATTCGGCCGATGGGCAAAGAATGTTGGCGTATGACCAACTTGGCAAGGCAAGCTTATATACCAGTGAGGGGCAGTTAATCAGGCAGTTTGACCAAACCATTGCTACCCAAATGTCAAAATCGGGCAAGCATATACTGACCACCCAACGCAGAGCGGTGAAGCTTTGGTCGAGTAAGGGTGAGTTATTGACTGCCTTGCCTACCAAAAATGACCTCAATATGGCGGTGATATCTGATAATGACCAACATATATTGACCACCAATGCCGAGGAGCAATCGGTTCTTTGGACACTCCAGGGCAAGTTGGTAAGAAAGTTCCACGATTATTTTAAGTTTGCCAGCTTTTCGCCCAATGGTGAATATATTGCTACCATTTCTGACCGCGATTATTCGTTGAAAATATGGACAAGCAGAGGCAAGTTTTTGCATCAGCTCAAGGGAGAATACAATACCGCGTATTTCTCTGCCGATAATCGTCATTTGCTTACTTCAAGCCCAAGAAACGGGGCGCAGTTGTGGTTTTACGAAAAATCTTACCACAATACCATGTTAATGAATGTGTTGAAGCACAAAGAGGCTGCGGTAAAGATGGCGACGTTTTCGCACGATGGGCAACGGGTATTGACGGCCTCAAACGATGGTACTGCCAAGGTTTGGAATGTAAACGGGCAACTAATGAAAATTCTGAAGGTGTCGAAAACCTGGGTAAACTCCGCTATATTTTCGGCAGATGATCAAATGATTTTGACTGCTGACGACTACGGAACAGCGAAGCTTTGGAGCAAAGAAGGCAAGCTTTTGCATACATTGCGTGGACATAGCCAAGGTTTGAATGGAGCAGTATTTTCGCCAGATCAGCAAAAAATTGTGACTTTCTCAAAAGACCAGACAATGAAAATATGGAATCGTAATAAGCCTCTAAAAGAAACCTACGCGCTTGATTTATCAAACATTGGCCCGCACTACGAAGAGATGTATAAATTGCAAATGAATCGGTATTTGATGATGAAACGCTATTCGAGTGATGTGATGGAAAAGAAGAAGATCAAGCGGCCAATAAGAAATCAGCTGCGCAAGTTTTTTACGATTGTTAAAATGTATCGCCCAGCCCTTGCCCCCAATACAATGGTGGCCAACACCAAGGTAGAAAATAAACTGGAAGCGTTTAAAAAGATGTATAACCAAGAGCTTGCGGCAGTAGAGAAGGAGCGAGAAAAGCAAGAGGAGGCAAGAAGAAAAATCGAAGAAAAAGACAGGCAATTGGCAAAACGTGAAGCCCAACTCTTTCATAAATTTAAGGTAAGCAACTTTGGCTACTATAATGTAGACCGTATATTGAAAATGACAGGACGTGATGTGGTGATTTGTCAAGCAGATGTGACGCTCAATAAAACGGATGGTATTTATTCAAGGCTGTATTTGGTGACAGGCGATAAGGGGACAGGAGTAGTGAAGTTTGATGCTAACAGCTTAAACTTGTTTTGGTTTCAGCCCAAGCACAACAACCAGTTGGTAGTAGTATTGCCCAACAATAAGGTGGCTTTGTTTAGCCCTCAGGAGTTTAAAAAAATAGACCTTGAGCGCTTACGCAGAGATAAATATTATATCTTTAACCTAACCAAGGTACACCAAGTAGGCTCAGTCAATCAGTTGGCAAAATTACTGAATGTACCTACCTAA